A single window of Drosophila suzukii chromosome 3, CBGP_Dsuzu_IsoJpt1.0, whole genome shotgun sequence DNA harbors:
- the DIP-gamma gene encoding lachesin yields MEKLLQSTLFVILIMATKCGSGSTQNQHHESNSQLDPDPEFIGFINNVTYPAGREAILACSVRNLGKNKVGWLRASDQTVLALQGRVVTHNARISVMHQDMHTWKLKISKLRESDRGCYMCQINTSPMKKQVGCIDVQVPPDIINEESSADLAVQEGEDATLTCKATGNPLPRVIWRREDGEMILIRKPGSRELMKVESYNGSSLRLLRLERRQMGAYLCIASNDVPPAVSKRVSLSVQFAPMVRAPSQLLGTPLGSDVQLECQVEASPSPVSYWLKGARTSNGFASVSTASLESGSPGPEMLLDGPKYGITERRDGYRGVMLLVVRSFSPSDVGTYHCVSTNSLGRAEGTLRLYEIKLHPGASASNDDHLNYIGGLEEAARNAASSNQTTWQPLLAMLMLLWMRLTLRAGVA; encoded by the exons ATGGAGAAGCTGCTGCAATCGACGCTGTTTGTCATCCTGATAATGGCCACAAAATGCGGCAGTGGCTCGACCCAGAACCAGCATCACG AGAGCAATTCCCAACTGGATCCCGATCCGGAGTTCATCGGGTTCATCAACAATGTCACATATCCGGCAGGACGCGAGGCCATCTTGGCCTGCTCGGTGCGCAATCTGGGCAAGAATAAG GTTGGCTGGCTGAGAGCCTCCGATCAGACGGTATTGGCTCTACAAGGTAGAGTGGTTACCCACAATGCGAGAATCAGCGTGATGCACCAAGATATGCACAC aTGGAAACTCAAGATCAGCAAACTGCGTGAAAGTGATAGAGGTTGCTATATGTGCCAAATAAACACGAGTCCCATGAAGAAACAAGTGGGCTGTATCGATGTGCAGG TTCCACCAGATATCATAAATGAAGAGTCATCCGCCGATCTGGCCGTTCAGGAGGGCGAGGATGCCACGCTCACCTGCAAAGCCACGGGGAATCCCCTGCCGAGAGTCATCTGGCGCAGGGAAGACGGCGAAATGATTCTCATTCGCAAGCCAGGCAGTCGAGAGCTCATGAAAG TGGAGTCCTACAATGGATCTTCACTCAGGCTACTTCGTCTGGAAAGGCGTCAGATGGGCGCCTACTTATGTATAGCCTCAAACGATGTTCCACCTGCTGTCAGCAAACGAGTCTCGCTGAGTGTGCAAT TTGCTCCCATGGTGAGGGCCCCCAGCCAACTGTTGGGCACGCCCCTGGGATCCGATGTGCAGCTGGAATGCCAGGTGGAGGCCTCCCCATCGCCCGTCTCCTACTGGCTGAAGGGGGCGCGAACGTCCAACGGATTCGCCAGCGTCTCCACGGCCAGCCTCGAGTCCGGCTCGCCGGGCCCCGAAATGCTGCTCGACGG GCCCAAGTACGGGATAACGGAGCGGCGCGATGGCTATCGGGGCGTCatgctgctggtggtgcgTTCCTTCTCACCCTCCGATGTGGGCACCTATCACTGCGTCAGCACAAACTCGCTGGGCCGTGCCGAGGGCACATTGCGGTTATACG AAATCAAGCTTCATCCGGGCGCCTCCGCCAGCAACGATGATCATCTGAACTACATCGGAG GTCTCGAGGAGGCGGCTCGAAATGCGGCCAGTAGCAACCAGACGACGTGGCAGCCCCTGCTCGCCATGCTGATGCTTCTGTGGATGAGGCTGACACTGAGGGCCGGGGTAGCGTGA
- the LOC108007297 gene encoding prolyl 4-hydroxylase subunit alpha-2 — translation MGVTTAMETKYYATSTREMASLVQVEDELIGYMRQYAKELQLKVNTMRVFQKEWMTRRALGSADPTTYVANPLISFPLMRRMYSDVPKLLEFARQENKGPLQKLVNRDISDITALELKVAATGLLRFQGVYGLNASEMANGKLSDKQYNSRLSAADCLALGTHLEDQKKGNQAIKWLRISLEQCEDQLDPVNRLLQTGRSQIYEKLGLTLLSMHDLPASQAAFKKSMEWASRDDNTNLANHLNDNLDHMFVHLDNCRGKNLLPRNSALRCRYFTEGSPFLRLAPLKMEQLNFEPFVGLFHDVISPEEQDDLINLSTSRLEHRKVDSSSVEAEVPVNASDHVARIHQRIEDMTGLYLGESKPLTVSNFGIGGQDFIHLDCEQPKEFVEPFIPEYHTATVLFYLSNVQMGGHASFPDLGFGSKPSRGSALVWHNIDNAGNCDIRSLQATCPVLLGMQWVARKWISGSGQWRRKPCRK, via the exons ATGGGAGTGACAACTGCCATGGAAACTAAGTACTATGCCACATCGACGCGGGAAATGGCATCTCTGGTACAAGTTGAGGACGAACTAATAGGATATATGCGCCAGTATGCGAAGGAATTGCAGCTTAAAGTAAACACCATGAGGGT TTTCCAGAAAGAATGGATGACGAGGAGAGCGCTAGGATCGGCTGATCCTACGACCTATGTGGCCAATCCCCTGATAAGTTTTCCACTCATGCGAAGAATGTACTCCGATGTTCCTAAGTTGCTTGAATTTGCTCGACAGGAGAATAAAG GTCCTCTTCAAAAGTTGGTTAACCGAGATATATCTGATATTACGGCACTGGAGCTTAAAGTGGCTGCAACTGGATTGTTGCGATTTCAGGGCGTTTATGGCCTGAATGCAAGCGAAATGGCCAATGGAAAATTGTCTGACAAGCAGTACAA CTCCAGGTTAAGTGCCGCAGATTGCCTTGCTTTGGGCACTCATCTAGAGGATCAGAAAAAAGGCAACCAGGCAATCAAGTGGCTGAGAATTTCCCTGGAGCAGTGTGAAGATCAATTGGATCCTGTAAATAGGTTACTTCAAACAGGTCGCTCTCAAATCTATGAGAAACTAGGCCTAACATTGCTTTCCATGC ATGATTTGCCAGCCAGTCAAGCTGCTTTTAAGAAGTCAATGGAGTGGGCCTCCAGGGATGATAATACCAATCTGGCCAATCATTTGAACGACAATTTGGATCACATGTTTGTGCATCTGGATAACTGTCGGGGAAAAAACCTCCTGCCAAGAAATTCCGCCCTCCGTTGTCGCTATTTTACGGAAGGTTCGCCATTTCTTCGCCTGGCTCCACTTAAGATGGAGCAGCTGAACTTTGAACCTTTTGTTGGTCTCTTTCATGATGTTATATCGCCGGAAGAGCAGGACGATTTAATAAACCTTTCAACATCAAGATTAGAACATAGGAAGGTAGATAGCTCCAGCGTAGAGGCTGAAGTGCCGGTGAATGCCTCTGATCATGTAGCGCGAATTCACCAAAGGATTGAGGATATGACGGGACTCTATTTGGGAGAAAGCAAACCACTAACAGTCTCCAACTTTGGCATTGGAGGTCAGGATTTTATCCATTTGGACTGCGAGCAGCCGAAG GAATTTGTTGAACCATTTATACCAGAATATCACACAGCTACTGTGCTGTTCTAT TTAAGTAATGTTCAGATGGGTGGCCACGCCTCTTTTCCGGATCTGGGTTTTGGTTCTAAGCCCAGTCGTGGATCGGCCTTGGTTTGGCACAATATTGACAACGCCGGGAATTGTGACATTCGAAGTTTGCAGGCCACTTGTCCGGTGCTCCTTGGAATGCAGTGGG TGGCCAGAAAATGGATCAGTGGGTCAGGCCAGTGGCGCAGGAAACCCTGTCGGAAGTGA